A genomic segment from Bubalus bubalis isolate 160015118507 breed Murrah chromosome 5, NDDB_SH_1, whole genome shotgun sequence encodes:
- the TMEM45B gene encoding transmembrane protein 45B — MANFKGHALPGSFFLIVGLWWSLKHPLKYFYQKEKSNQLIHHYQRLEIIEAAIRTLFAVIGILAEQFVPDGPHLHLYHEDHWVKLMNWQHSTMYLFFAVSGIVDMLTYLITHVPLGLDRLVMALAAFNEGFLFYYHVRDRPPLDQHVHSLLLCAVFGGALSLAVEVVLRDNIVLELFRTSLLLLQGTWFWQIGFVLFPPFGGPEWDQNSHDNIMFVTMCFCWHYLAALCIVAAGYSLVYCFLTRVKRPEDREVIGIQKLKSDHTYRKALLSGSDEE; from the exons ATGGCGAACTTCAAGGGCCACGCACTCCCCGGGAGCTTCTTCTTGATAGTTGGACTGTGGTGGTCGCTGAAACACCCACTGAAGTACTTTTATCAAAAGGAGAAGAGCAACCAACTGATCCATCATTACCAGCGTCTCGAGATCATCGAAGCCGCAATCAGAACTTTATTTGCAGTCATCG GGATCCTGGCAGAGCAGTTTGTTCCTGACGGGCCCCACCTCCACCTGTACCACGAGGACCACTGGGTAAAACTCATGAACTGGCAGCACAGCACCATGTACCTGTTCTTCGCAGTCTCGGGCATCGTGGACATGCTGACCTATCTCATCACCCACGTCCCCCTGGGGCTGGACAGACTGGTTATGGCTCTGGCCGCCTTCAATGAAG GCTTCCTCTTCTATTACCATGTGCGAGACCGGCCGCCGCTGGACCAGCACGTCCACTCCCTGCTGCTGTGCGCTGTGTTTGGAGGCGCCCTCAGCCTCGCCGTGGAAGTAGTCCTTCGGGACAACATCGTGCTGGAACTCTTCCgcaccagcctcctcctcctgcagGGCACCTGGTTCTGGCAG ATTGGGTTTGTGCTGTTCCCGCCTTTTGGAGGCCCTGAATGGGACCAGAACAGTCACGACAACATCATGTTCGTCACCATGTGCTTCTGCTGGCACTACCTGGCCGCGCTCTGCATCGTGGCTGCCGGCTACTCGCTGGTTTACTG CTTCTTGACGCGGGTGAAGAGGCCGGAAGACAGGGAAGTCATTGGGATTCAGAAGCTGAAGTCGGATCACACATACCGGAAGGCCCTCCTGAGTGGCTCAGATGAGGAGTAG